One region of Coriobacteriia bacterium genomic DNA includes:
- a CDS encoding proline--tRNA ligase, with amino-acid sequence MTVAHRMSSLYAPTLKEDPVEAELASHRLLLRAGMIRKAASGIYSFLPLGWRSIVKIERIVREEMDAIGSQELLLPVVQPAELWHESGRWTVYGPELARLKDRHDRDFCLGPTHEEIITALVRNEVRSYRDLPLSLYQVNIKFRDEVRPRFGLLRGREFIMKDAYSFHATQESLQEHYDDQTRAYGRICDRLDLSYRPVVADSGQIGGSVTTEFMALAEAGEASLVYCACGWAANVEAADSVVLRHPSTTAPLEMSRHATPNIKTIAELASAFDISAHDTVKTMAGKSPDGRLVYFCVPGDRELNQVKAEGVMAGVVLLEEADFAGFGIPRGSLGPVAPPEGTLVIADSSLRDDVAWGVGANEDGFHLFGAMPGRDFEVTTWADLVVAESGDGCPACGGILSSIRGIEVSQVFQLGTKYSESMGATFTDENGDERPFIMGCYGVGVSRSLAAVIEQHNDENGIIWPVSIAPLEVAVLPLMADGEVAQVATRLWSELADAGIEVVLDDRDERAGVKFADADLIGWPYQIIVGKKGLASGAIEVKDRATQERLNVPIDEVVSFVSERVRTERARFAH; translated from the coding sequence ATGACCGTCGCACACCGCATGTCTTCTCTCTACGCCCCCACCCTCAAAGAGGATCCGGTCGAGGCCGAGCTCGCCTCGCATCGACTGCTGCTCCGTGCTGGCATGATCCGCAAAGCGGCGAGCGGCATCTATTCGTTCCTGCCCCTCGGGTGGCGCTCCATCGTCAAGATCGAGCGCATCGTGCGAGAAGAGATGGATGCGATCGGCTCGCAGGAACTCCTTCTGCCCGTGGTTCAGCCGGCGGAGCTGTGGCACGAGTCGGGGCGCTGGACGGTGTATGGTCCGGAACTCGCGCGGCTCAAAGACCGGCACGATCGCGACTTCTGCCTTGGGCCCACGCACGAGGAGATCATCACCGCACTCGTTCGCAATGAGGTGCGCTCGTATCGTGACCTTCCGCTCTCGCTCTATCAGGTCAACATCAAGTTCCGCGATGAGGTCAGGCCCCGGTTCGGCCTGCTGCGCGGCCGCGAGTTCATCATGAAGGACGCCTACTCGTTCCACGCGACGCAGGAGTCGCTCCAAGAGCACTACGATGACCAGACACGCGCCTACGGCCGCATCTGTGACCGTCTCGACCTCAGCTATCGGCCGGTAGTGGCCGACTCCGGGCAGATCGGTGGCAGCGTCACGACGGAGTTCATGGCCCTTGCTGAGGCAGGGGAGGCGTCTCTCGTGTACTGCGCATGCGGCTGGGCCGCCAATGTCGAGGCCGCCGATTCCGTCGTATTGCGCCATCCGTCGACCACGGCGCCCCTTGAGATGTCCCGGCATGCGACGCCGAACATCAAGACGATCGCCGAACTCGCGTCGGCGTTCGACATCTCTGCCCACGACACCGTCAAGACGATGGCCGGCAAGTCGCCTGACGGCCGCCTTGTCTACTTCTGCGTGCCGGGAGACCGGGAGCTCAACCAGGTGAAGGCGGAGGGGGTCATGGCCGGCGTGGTACTTCTGGAGGAGGCGGACTTCGCCGGTTTCGGCATCCCAAGGGGGTCGCTCGGTCCGGTCGCGCCTCCCGAGGGAACGCTCGTCATAGCGGATTCATCACTTCGAGACGACGTCGCTTGGGGGGTTGGCGCCAACGAAGATGGCTTCCACCTCTTCGGCGCCATGCCGGGGCGTGATTTCGAAGTAACGACGTGGGCCGACCTCGTCGTGGCCGAATCTGGTGACGGCTGCCCCGCGTGCGGCGGCATCCTTTCCTCCATACGCGGCATCGAGGTGAGTCAGGTCTTCCAACTGGGAACCAAGTACTCCGAATCCATGGGTGCGACGTTCACTGATGAGAATGGCGATGAACGTCCGTTCATCATGGGCTGCTATGGGGTAGGCGTCAGCCGCTCGCTCGCAGCCGTCATCGAACAACACAACGATGAGAACGGCATCATCTGGCCAGTCTCGATCGCACCGCTCGAGGTCGCGGTTCTCCCGCTCATGGCCGACGGCGAGGTTGCCCAGGTCGCGACACGCCTGTGGAGCGAGCTTGCAGACGCCGGCATCGAGGTTGTGCTTGATGACCGCGACGAACGCGCAGGCGTCAAGTTCGCTGACGCGGACCTTATCGGATGGCCCTACCAGATCATCGTCGGGAAGAAGGGCTTGGCCTCGGGTGCCATCGAGGTCAAGGATCGCGCGACCCAGGAGCGCCTGAACGTGCCCATCGACGAGGTGGTGTCGTTCGTGAGCGAGCGTGTTCGCACAGAGCGGGCCCGCTTTGCGCACTAG
- the rbfA gene encoding 30S ribosome-binding factor RbfA has product MSRESFARRTDEQVREVVASILATEISDPRVALVTVTGAKVSPDKSVASVYVSGDPDRYDDVLAGLESAKGRVRTLLGKTLGWRVTPELRFFIDDSVDTGERMARALTNVPPTLVDGHGAEPSVPEDE; this is encoded by the coding sequence GTGAGCCGCGAATCGTTCGCAAGACGCACGGACGAGCAGGTGCGCGAGGTGGTCGCTTCGATTCTGGCGACCGAGATCTCGGATCCGCGCGTCGCGCTCGTGACGGTGACAGGGGCCAAAGTCAGCCCTGACAAAAGCGTTGCGAGCGTCTATGTCAGCGGCGATCCCGACCGCTACGACGACGTTTTGGCCGGGCTGGAGTCCGCCAAGGGGCGAGTACGCACGCTTCTGGGCAAGACGCTCGGCTGGCGCGTCACTCCTGAGCTGCGCTTCTTCATAGATGACAGCGTCGACACGGGCGAGCGCATGGCCCGGGCTCTCACGAATGTCCCGCCGACCCTCGTGGACGGGCACGGAGCCGAGCCGAGCGTCCCCGAGGACGAGTAG
- the infB gene encoding translation initiation factor IF-2 translates to MPSMRVHELAKEFGMTSKELLDRLQAMKIPAKNHASTLVEAYVDKIRKELGPEIAERQSQIEAERKAEEEAVASRKAEEEAARKAEEEARRKAEETERKAREEERKSREEEQRRLEEDARSRAAAEEASRIEADTADARAQMEVQAAEIIEPVAVEPVVEEAGLDTRTPLEIAIDAEKSRLEGERAAELEKVEEERYRRMAVEAEQLQRDKVIEEAKAAVAAAAADTGRRKKKKHKKTGEEAEEARLHEEATHVDLPCGGDSVTVTEGATVGEFAELLDVPANDIIKRLFLLGTPLTVNQPMMRDVLEIIGEDLGREVRVVKPEEEAGWTFDDNAEDLLPRSPVVTVMGHVDHGKTSLLDAIRETGVADTEAGGITQHIGASVVEKNGRRITFIDTPGHEAFTAMRARGANITDVVILVVAADDGVMPQTIEAIHHAKAAGVPIIVAVNKIDKDGANPEQVKQMLTEHEIVPEEWGGTTIFVEVSAKKRLNIDGLLEMILLQADVLELTANPNAHASGVVIEANLDKGRGPVATVLVRRGTLRVGDTLVAGTAYGRVRALFNPLGLNVAEAGPAEPVEVLGLASVPSAGDEFRVFADERDARNLAEDRALKRRLVAQAATKKHVTLDDLFARIEEGQLKDLNLVVKADVQGSIEALKDALDKMDQTEVRINVIHGAVGGITESDVMLADASDAIIIGFNVRPEPKGKALAEREGVDIRLYRVIYQAIEEINAARVGMLAPDIVEKDTARIEVRELFRVPKAGVIAGCYVQDGEVSRDDQVRIVRDGTVVLEGKMASLRRFKEDVKSVKAGYECGIGIENFQDLKEGDIIESFRTIEVAREA, encoded by the coding sequence ATGCCGAGCATGAGAGTCCACGAGCTCGCAAAGGAGTTCGGGATGACGAGCAAGGAGCTGCTGGATCGGCTCCAAGCCATGAAGATTCCCGCCAAGAACCACGCATCGACCCTGGTGGAAGCCTACGTCGACAAGATCCGGAAGGAGCTTGGCCCGGAGATTGCCGAGCGCCAGTCCCAGATCGAAGCGGAGCGCAAGGCCGAGGAAGAGGCTGTGGCGTCTCGCAAGGCTGAAGAAGAGGCCGCGCGCAAGGCTGAAGAAGAGGCTCGCCGCAAAGCCGAGGAGACCGAACGCAAAGCCCGCGAAGAGGAGCGTAAGAGCCGCGAGGAAGAGCAGCGTCGCCTCGAGGAAGACGCTCGCTCCCGCGCAGCCGCCGAGGAGGCCTCGCGCATCGAAGCTGACACGGCTGATGCGCGCGCTCAGATGGAGGTTCAGGCTGCCGAGATCATCGAGCCTGTCGCGGTCGAGCCAGTCGTCGAAGAGGCCGGTCTCGACACGAGGACTCCGCTGGAGATCGCTATCGATGCTGAGAAGAGCCGCCTTGAAGGCGAGCGTGCAGCTGAACTCGAGAAGGTGGAAGAGGAGCGCTACCGGCGCATGGCCGTCGAGGCCGAGCAGCTGCAGCGCGACAAGGTGATCGAGGAGGCCAAGGCAGCCGTTGCAGCCGCAGCCGCTGATACCGGTCGACGCAAGAAGAAGAAGCACAAGAAGACCGGTGAGGAAGCAGAAGAAGCACGCCTGCATGAGGAGGCCACCCACGTGGACCTGCCGTGCGGTGGCGACTCTGTCACCGTGACAGAGGGTGCCACGGTCGGCGAGTTTGCGGAGCTTCTTGATGTCCCGGCAAACGACATCATCAAGCGACTGTTCTTGCTTGGTACGCCGCTCACCGTCAATCAGCCGATGATGCGCGACGTTCTCGAGATCATCGGCGAAGACCTCGGCCGCGAGGTCAGGGTGGTCAAGCCTGAGGAGGAAGCTGGCTGGACCTTCGACGACAATGCCGAGGATCTGTTGCCGCGCTCGCCGGTGGTCACCGTCATGGGTCACGTCGACCACGGTAAGACCTCGCTGCTCGACGCGATCCGCGAGACCGGCGTTGCGGACACTGAGGCCGGTGGTATCACGCAGCACATCGGAGCTTCGGTTGTGGAGAAGAACGGCCGACGAATCACGTTCATCGATACGCCGGGTCACGAGGCCTTCACGGCCATGCGTGCGCGTGGCGCCAACATCACTGACGTCGTCATCCTCGTGGTCGCCGCAGACGATGGCGTCATGCCGCAGACTATCGAGGCCATTCACCACGCCAAGGCAGCAGGTGTGCCGATCATCGTCGCGGTGAACAAGATCGACAAGGATGGTGCGAACCCGGAGCAGGTCAAGCAGATGCTGACCGAGCACGAGATCGTTCCCGAGGAGTGGGGCGGCACCACCATCTTCGTCGAGGTGTCTGCGAAGAAGAGGCTCAACATCGACGGGCTGCTCGAGATGATTCTCCTGCAGGCCGATGTGCTCGAACTCACCGCTAATCCTAACGCGCACGCTTCCGGCGTCGTGATCGAGGCGAACCTCGACAAGGGACGTGGACCTGTTGCGACGGTTCTCGTGCGACGCGGCACGCTGCGGGTCGGCGATACTCTCGTCGCAGGAACCGCTTACGGTCGCGTACGTGCGCTGTTCAACCCGCTCGGCCTGAACGTCGCTGAGGCTGGCCCCGCGGAGCCCGTCGAGGTGCTTGGTCTTGCCAGCGTCCCGTCAGCGGGAGACGAGTTCCGCGTGTTCGCCGACGAGCGTGACGCGCGCAACCTGGCTGAGGATCGAGCGCTCAAGCGGCGCCTGGTCGCGCAGGCGGCAACCAAGAAGCACGTCACACTCGACGACCTGTTCGCGCGCATCGAAGAGGGCCAGCTCAAGGACCTCAACCTCGTGGTCAAGGCGGATGTGCAGGGGTCCATCGAGGCACTCAAGGACGCGCTGGACAAGATGGATCAGACGGAAGTCCGCATCAACGTCATCCATGGCGCGGTTGGCGGGATCACCGAGTCAGACGTGATGCTCGCCGACGCATCCGATGCCATCATCATCGGCTTCAACGTGCGCCCGGAGCCCAAAGGCAAGGCCCTTGCGGAGCGCGAAGGCGTCGACATCCGGCTGTACCGGGTCATCTACCAGGCGATCGAGGAGATCAACGCCGCACGCGTGGGCATGCTGGCCCCCGATATCGTCGAGAAGGATACCGCGCGCATCGAAGTGCGGGAGCTGTTCCGAGTTCCCAAGGCAGGCGTCATCGCCGGATGCTACGTTCAGGACGGTGAGGTCTCGAGGGACGACCAGGTCCGCATCGTCAGAGACGGTACCGTGGTGCTCGAGGGCAAGATGGCATCGCTTCGACGCTTCAAAGAGGACGTCAAGTCAGTCAAGGCGGGCTACGAGTGCGGTATCGGCATCGAGAACTTCCAGGACCTCAAGGAGGGTGACATCATCGAGAGCTTCCGCACGATCGAAGTCGCCCGCGAGGCTTAA
- the truB gene encoding tRNA pseudouridine(55) synthase TruB, whose translation MPPRGASGLSGILLVDKPLGPTSHDIVAAVRRLTGERRVGHAGTLDPLATGLLVVLVGPYTRLEPYLSCAHKSYRASIALGTQTDTDDAEGSVIMSSVIPDRLRSSTHAAEILSELEGPQLQEPPAFSAIKVHGQTAHKAARAGQPLTMAPRPVEIFRAEFVELQPDPLVWVADFEVSKGTYIRALARDIGRRNGTGAHLCGLRRTASGAFDLAQAHSMEEIEEASGRGCIASLFADACAGLELPLVEATVEEVAHGRPLVRPDGQPGRFAVTVAGRLGGVYHREGNLLKADVVFPEPLRGTT comes from the coding sequence GTGCCGCCCCGCGGTGCGAGCGGTTTGTCGGGCATCCTGCTGGTCGACAAGCCGCTTGGTCCCACGAGTCATGACATTGTCGCAGCGGTCCGCCGCCTGACGGGCGAGCGCCGCGTCGGCCACGCGGGAACTCTCGACCCGCTGGCCACAGGACTGCTTGTGGTGCTCGTAGGACCCTACACCCGACTAGAGCCGTATCTGTCCTGTGCTCACAAGTCCTACCGGGCCTCTATCGCTCTGGGCACCCAGACCGACACTGACGATGCTGAGGGTTCAGTCATCATGTCCTCCGTGATTCCTGATCGTTTGCGCAGCTCAACGCATGCGGCTGAGATTCTGTCGGAGCTCGAGGGACCCCAGCTGCAGGAGCCGCCGGCGTTCTCGGCCATAAAGGTGCACGGGCAGACGGCACACAAGGCCGCGCGCGCAGGACAGCCCTTGACGATGGCTCCTCGCCCCGTCGAGATCTTTCGCGCTGAGTTCGTGGAGCTGCAGCCGGACCCCTTGGTATGGGTCGCGGACTTCGAGGTGTCCAAGGGCACCTACATCCGCGCCCTCGCGCGTGACATCGGTCGACGAAACGGTACGGGAGCACACCTGTGCGGCCTCAGGCGCACTGCCTCCGGAGCCTTCGACCTCGCTCAGGCCCACTCCATGGAAGAGATCGAAGAGGCGAGTGGTCGGGGTTGCATCGCCAGCCTGTTCGCCGACGCATGTGCGGGCCTTGAGCTGCCGCTGGTCGAGGCCACCGTTGAAGAGGTCGCTCACGGTCGACCGCTCGTAAGACCAGACGGGCAGCCGGGTCGTTTCGCGGTGACTGTCGCGGGACGGCTGGGCGGCGTGTACCATCGCGAAGGCAACCTGCTCAAAGCCGACGTCGTCTTCCCCGAACCGCTCAGGGGTACCACGTGA
- a CDS encoding YlxR family protein, which produces MKPRKTPTRTCTGCGLSSDKRGFVRIVRTPDGHVELDPTGKANGRGAYLCADPDCYEKATKRRRFDSALRVRLQDDDYARLRRDFDELLSKQDANQGE; this is translated from the coding sequence ATGAAGCCGCGCAAGACTCCCACGCGCACCTGCACGGGTTGCGGCTTGTCATCGGACAAGCGTGGTTTCGTGCGTATCGTGCGGACTCCCGATGGCCATGTCGAGTTGGATCCGACAGGAAAGGCCAACGGCAGGGGAGCGTACCTGTGCGCGGACCCGGACTGCTACGAGAAGGCGACTAAGCGGCGTCGATTCGATTCGGCGCTCCGGGTGCGACTGCAAGACGATGACTATGCACGACTGAGACGAGACTTCGACGAACTGCTTTCGAAGCAGGACGCGAACCAGGGAGAGTGA
- the rpsO gene encoding 30S ribosomal protein S15, producing the protein MPLEKDVKAQIIAEYKRGEADTGSADVQIALLTQRIRDLTEHLKMHQKDHHTRRGLLKLVGQRRRLLGYVKKNDIGRYRELIAQLGIRG; encoded by the coding sequence ATGCCGCTCGAGAAGGACGTCAAGGCGCAGATAATCGCCGAGTACAAGCGCGGCGAAGCCGATACCGGCTCCGCCGATGTTCAGATCGCACTGCTCACGCAGCGCATCCGGGATCTCACTGAGCACCTGAAGATGCATCAGAAGGACCACCACACGCGCCGGGGGCTTCTCAAGCTCGTCGGCCAGCGCCGTCGCCTTCTGGGCTATGTCAAGAAGAATGACATCGGGCGCTACCGCGAACTCATCGCACAACTCGGTATTCGCGGGTAA
- the nusA gene encoding transcription termination factor NusA, whose product MSSDVNVMEALKLLAQEKGIDEYDMLDKLEQSLASTYQRILDLENATRVTIDRESGHIYVYERVPVGEIDEETGEAESYEERDVTPPDVSRIAAQNAKSVITSIIRDAERERIFEEYADRIGESVTGTIQQSVSSYTLIKLREGVEALLPPQEQPPNERYNHNERIKAYVTDVRKGQGNEPSIVVSRTHPGLIRRLFEIEVPEVYDGIVEIKSVAREPGARSKVAVSSREPGLDPVGACVGPKGSRVRMVVGELRGERIDVVPWNEVPTVFVASALSPAKVDRVIVDEDSHTATVIVPNDQLSLAIGKEGQNARLAAKLTGWRIDIKSSAIALEQGLTQNTSSSAEPAEDFDGRCCAVTSTGVRCRNRALEGGYHCGLHEKEAASE is encoded by the coding sequence ATGAGCTCCGACGTGAACGTCATGGAGGCCTTGAAGCTGCTGGCCCAAGAGAAGGGCATCGACGAGTACGACATGCTTGACAAGCTCGAGCAGTCGCTCGCGAGCACGTACCAGCGGATTCTTGACCTGGAGAATGCCACCCGAGTGACCATCGACCGCGAGTCGGGACACATCTACGTCTACGAACGCGTGCCGGTCGGCGAGATCGACGAGGAGACCGGCGAGGCCGAGTCCTACGAAGAGCGTGACGTGACCCCTCCTGACGTCAGTCGCATCGCGGCCCAGAACGCCAAGAGCGTCATCACCTCGATCATCAGGGATGCCGAGCGTGAGCGCATCTTCGAGGAGTACGCGGACCGCATCGGTGAGTCGGTGACCGGCACGATCCAGCAGTCGGTGTCCAGCTACACCCTCATCAAGCTTCGTGAGGGCGTCGAAGCCCTTCTGCCGCCGCAGGAGCAGCCGCCCAACGAACGCTACAACCACAACGAGCGCATCAAGGCGTACGTCACTGACGTCCGCAAGGGTCAGGGCAACGAGCCTTCGATCGTCGTGTCCCGCACGCATCCCGGCCTCATCCGTCGCCTGTTCGAGATCGAGGTTCCTGAGGTCTACGACGGAATCGTCGAGATCAAGAGCGTCGCCCGCGAGCCGGGTGCTCGCAGCAAGGTGGCCGTATCGAGCCGAGAGCCCGGACTGGACCCTGTCGGAGCTTGCGTGGGCCCCAAGGGAAGCCGTGTGCGCATGGTCGTCGGCGAGCTTCGTGGCGAGCGTATCGACGTCGTTCCATGGAATGAGGTCCCCACGGTCTTCGTAGCCAGCGCCCTGTCGCCTGCGAAGGTCGACCGCGTCATCGTTGACGAGGATTCTCACACCGCTACCGTCATCGTGCCCAATGATCAGCTCTCGCTGGCCATCGGCAAAGAGGGCCAGAATGCTCGACTCGCTGCCAAGCTCACGGGGTGGCGTATCGACATCAAGAGCTCGGCCATCGCACTTGAGCAGGGACTGACCCAGAACACCTCATCATCCGCGGAGCCTGCTGAGGACTTCGATGGTCGATGCTGTGCTGTTACGTCTACCGGCGTGCGCTGCCGCAACCGTGCTCTTGAAGGCGGATACCACTGCGGCTTGCACGAGAAGGAGGCCGCCTCCGAGTGA
- the ribF gene encoding riboflavin biosynthesis protein RibF — MKRVIHFPHDRHLGAAVVALGAFDGVHVGHRALLGAAADHAHRLGVTSIAVTFDRDPDEILHPYAASPRLLTAAERFDRILQAGVDAVVVVPFTDATAALQPEAFLDDIICGCCDPVAVRVGEGFRFGAGGAGDIDTLYVWGVEHNIDVKPHPLIMVDGATVSSTRIRALVAHGDVASAAALLDAPHRVLGEVHHGRGLGADLGFATANVNPDTGLAIPADGVYAGRVLLQDGSSWPAAISVGTPPSFPEARDYLEAHLIGFAGDLYEQRIVIEFLDRLRDQKAFPSERELSAAIAHDIESALLVQGDAAPVTDLAPSDELLVDDPRALEEATAAVSRISGEPDYGDYDDSWVAVFGPHRMSTLFTDGGVGAALVTGPLRAAGIPFVWDPFPPDASQSARPDFNWLREFTLLVPADSADEARSLLLGGARRL, encoded by the coding sequence ATGAAACGTGTGATCCACTTTCCCCATGACCGTCATCTTGGTGCAGCAGTCGTGGCACTCGGGGCGTTCGACGGCGTGCACGTCGGACACCGCGCTCTTCTCGGCGCTGCGGCCGACCATGCCCACCGTCTCGGCGTGACCTCCATCGCCGTGACTTTCGATCGAGATCCCGACGAGATACTGCATCCCTATGCCGCTTCACCCCGTCTGCTCACTGCCGCTGAGCGTTTCGACCGCATACTTCAAGCGGGAGTCGATGCGGTGGTCGTGGTCCCCTTCACCGACGCGACCGCCGCTCTTCAACCGGAGGCATTCCTCGACGACATCATCTGCGGGTGCTGTGACCCCGTCGCCGTTCGTGTTGGAGAGGGGTTTCGCTTCGGAGCTGGGGGGGCAGGGGACATCGACACCCTGTACGTCTGGGGTGTGGAACACAACATCGACGTCAAGCCGCACCCACTGATCATGGTCGACGGCGCGACGGTCTCCTCGACGCGGATCCGCGCCCTTGTCGCTCACGGCGATGTGGCCTCGGCGGCGGCATTGCTTGATGCGCCGCACCGCGTTCTGGGCGAGGTTCATCACGGGCGCGGTCTCGGCGCGGACCTGGGCTTCGCCACCGCAAACGTGAACCCTGACACGGGACTCGCGATTCCGGCTGACGGAGTCTATGCCGGACGCGTTCTCCTCCAAGACGGCTCGAGTTGGCCCGCAGCCATCTCCGTAGGAACTCCCCCCAGTTTCCCTGAGGCACGAGACTATCTCGAGGCACACCTCATCGGATTTGCCGGAGACCTCTATGAGCAACGCATCGTCATCGAGTTTCTCGATCGCCTACGTGACCAGAAGGCGTTCCCGAGCGAACGAGAGTTGTCGGCTGCGATCGCTCACGACATAGAGAGCGCGCTGCTGGTGCAGGGAGACGCTGCGCCGGTCACTGATCTCGCGCCATCAGACGAGCTACTGGTGGATGATCCCCGGGCCCTTGAGGAGGCAACGGCGGCGGTCTCCCGCATCTCAGGTGAACCCGACTACGGAGACTATGACGACTCGTGGGTGGCGGTGTTCGGTCCCCACCGAATGTCGACGCTGTTCACCGACGGCGGAGTCGGAGCAGCGCTCGTCACCGGACCTCTGCGCGCAGCGGGAATCCCGTTCGTCTGGGATCCCTTCCCCCCGGATGCGTCACAGAGCGCTCGCCCGGATTTCAACTGGCTGCGCGAGTTCACCTTGCTGGTGCCCGCCGATTCTGCCGATGAGGCGCGCTCACTTCTGCTCGGTGGCGCACGTCGCCTCTGA
- a CDS encoding DHH family phosphoesterase — translation MIPYHRAAVTLRKASSVIVCGHVRPDGDAVGSVLGMTLALRAAGIPAVPTLADDRPAPSTYAFLPGYSLYVAAADLATPDVFVALDTPVAERLGEARPLMESAGSVVVFDHHPGAVHYGAHCVCDPAMAATGQIVWEFLQALEVTPTVEIALPLYVALLTDTGRFSYDNTSAEAFRAAAQMLEAGVDAAQVARLVYQERTAGSLELEARALSRLTLANNGRVAWTFLTDEDFVETGALPEEGEHLPDAIRVLGGVDVVMLLRQRGSEVRGNLRAKTGADVGVIAQGFGGGGHRAAAGFTVAPGAVPDVALQVLAKLPGGE, via the coding sequence ATGATTCCGTATCACCGAGCCGCGGTCACCCTTCGCAAGGCGTCATCGGTCATCGTGTGCGGGCACGTGCGACCTGATGGCGATGCAGTTGGCTCGGTGCTCGGTATGACACTCGCCCTCAGAGCGGCGGGCATTCCTGCGGTACCGACCCTGGCTGACGATCGCCCCGCTCCGAGTACCTACGCGTTTCTGCCTGGCTACTCGCTCTATGTCGCCGCAGCGGATCTCGCGACACCTGATGTGTTCGTAGCTCTCGATACCCCGGTCGCAGAACGACTCGGCGAGGCCAGACCGCTGATGGAGTCTGCCGGTTCAGTGGTCGTGTTCGACCACCATCCCGGCGCTGTGCACTACGGTGCGCACTGCGTCTGTGACCCCGCCATGGCCGCAACGGGTCAGATCGTCTGGGAGTTTCTGCAAGCCCTCGAAGTCACCCCCACCGTCGAGATCGCGCTGCCGCTCTACGTAGCCCTGCTCACCGATACCGGGCGCTTCTCGTACGACAACACGTCTGCTGAGGCGTTTCGCGCCGCCGCGCAGATGCTGGAGGCGGGAGTCGATGCTGCCCAAGTCGCTCGACTCGTGTATCAGGAGCGCACCGCCGGCTCACTCGAACTTGAGGCGCGGGCCCTTTCCCGGTTGACGCTTGCCAACAACGGTCGCGTCGCCTGGACCTTCTTGACCGACGAGGACTTCGTCGAGACAGGCGCTCTGCCCGAGGAGGGCGAGCACCTTCCCGACGCCATCAGAGTGCTGGGCGGAGTCGACGTCGTGATGCTCCTCAGACAGCGCGGAAGCGAAGTCCGGGGGAATCTGCGGGCAAAGACCGGCGCCGACGTCGGAGTCATCGCCCAAGGCTTCGGTGGGGGCGGTCACCGTGCCGCTGCGGGCTTCACCGTAGCCCCCGGAGCCGTCCCCGACGTAGCGCTGCAGGTCCTCGCCAAGCTGCCCGGCGGTGAGTGA
- the rimP gene encoding ribosome maturation factor RimP: protein MIAKDLSAKLTILLEPIAHDHGFELVAVEQAGGRHTPVIRVLLDREGGVDIDAICAANTWVSEALDEADPISGPYTLEVSTPGVDRPLTKLEDYERFTGQTAKVKTRPDASVRGAWTGTIVGREGESILLDVDGDSVTVPFDDIAKARLKGAVSFDRGRDDN from the coding sequence ATGATCGCTAAGGACCTGAGCGCCAAGCTCACGATATTGCTCGAGCCGATCGCCCACGACCACGGGTTCGAACTCGTTGCAGTAGAGCAGGCCGGCGGTCGTCATACGCCCGTGATCCGGGTCCTTCTGGATCGTGAAGGCGGAGTGGACATCGACGCGATCTGCGCGGCCAATACCTGGGTCAGCGAAGCGCTCGATGAAGCGGATCCCATCTCTGGCCCCTACACCCTTGAGGTATCAACGCCGGGGGTGGATCGCCCGCTCACCAAGCTGGAGGACTACGAACGCTTCACCGGCCAGACCGCGAAGGTCAAGACCCGCCCGGATGCGTCAGTCCGGGGAGCGTGGACCGGAACCATCGTAGGCCGCGAGGGCGAATCCATCCTGCTTGACGTCGACGGCGACAGCGTCACGGTGCCATTCGATGACATTGCCAAGGCCCGCCTCAAAGGCGCGGTCAGTTTCGATCGCGGAAGGGACGACAACTAG